The following is a genomic window from Maniola hyperantus chromosome 15, iAphHyp1.2, whole genome shotgun sequence.
AATGCTGTTTTTTCCCTGTCTTCGATCTTCAAAGGAATGGACTTTGTTTTCTTTCTCACAAATTCTGCATGGTTTGTAACTTCCATCTcggtctttaattttattttctaaacctTTCATTTTTATTCCCGAATTCTTTTTATTCACTAGATGTTCCAAGCCCCTGATATTATTAAACAAATCCTTAGTCTCCTTTAAGCTAGTTCTATTGATTTTGTCTGCAATAAAATTTGGGAGCCCGGTGGCAATTAAATCAATTAACGTGGTATTatccattgatttattaacttctaataaaagtttttcctttttcaaAGCATATTCCAGTAATGATCCTTGTCTATATTTGAATAGCATTGCATATCTCACTGGCGACCATCCCCTGTCTGCGTAAGTTTCACAGAAGTTTTCCTTCCATGTTGACCATTCTGAGTTTACTGTACATTTTATGAGTCTTGAACTGTACCAATCGAGGCATGAATCTTCTAAGAATAATCTCAAGGCGTCAATTTTCTTAGTGTCTTCTTCTATACCAACACGAATACATTCTGATTCAAAAATAGCCATCCATTGTGATACATTTGACATCTTATTATAGAATTTCTCTAATACAATTTTTTCTGTCAGCTTTTTTATATTGTCGGACTTCGATGAATTCTTTTTTTCAGCAAAATTCTCTAAGATTCTCGTCAAAGCCTCTTCTGAAATTCCAGAAGTAGAGGGCAGTGTCCGCGTTTCTTGTGTTGATTCCTCTAGCAAATATCCTTTAAACTGCATGTTTCCATCTTCATCTATGTAGGTACCACATATCTCTGGTGTTAGTGTAAACCAAACTTGTCTTCTATCATTTCTCTTTTGTAGTgtggtttttactttttgaaaTGTTTGAGTTTTTATCAATGTGTCGTGCAGTTTTGCTGGTTGGAATTCTTCCGGCATTAAGAAGGTacgattattattagttattgatGTTAAGCAGATGACATTTGATTTCGGATCATCCATCGATTTTTTTACAACAAATTCCAATCTTAACTTCTCCATGTTCTTGCAAAAAATAGCTATAGAATTGTTGTTttataatgtgtttataaacactcttgtgaaataaaagatcttgcgttgctctgtaaagagaattatgttttattaacgaCCTGACATTTTACAAGAACCAAACACATAAGTTGTTAAAGATTATCTTACCTGTAAAGAGAAACAACAATTGAAGCTATT
Proteins encoded in this region:
- the LOC138403326 gene encoding uncharacterized protein; the protein is MEKLRLEFVVKKSMDDPKSNVICLTSITNNNRTFLMPEEFQPAKLHDTLIKTQTFQKVKTTLQKRNDRRQVWFTLTPEICGTYIDEDGNMQFKGYLLEESTQETRTLPSTSGISEEALTRILENFAEKKNSSKSDNIKKLTEKIVLEKFYNKMSNVSQWMAIFESECIRVGIEEDTKKIDALRLFLEDSCLDWYSSRLIKCTVNSEWSTWKENFCETYADRGWSPVRYAMLFKYRQGSLLEYALKKEKLLLEVNKSMDNTTLIDLIATGLPNFIADKINRTSLKETKDLFNNIRGLEHLVNKKNSGIKMKGLENKIKDRDGSYKPCRICEKENKVHSFEDRRQGKNSICYPGWALPMDMLTIRFKNITCNFSKNIE